The Lewinella sp. 4G2 nucleotide sequence CTTCATCATTGGCGCGATCTGTTCCGCCCTGGCCGGTTTCATCGGGATGAACGTTGCCACCAAAGCAAATATCCGTACCACGCAAGCGGCCCGTACCAGTCTGGGCGCGGCCCTCGGGGTGGCCTTCGACGGTGGCGCCGTAATGGGTCTTGGCGTAGTTGGTCTTGGCCTTCTCGGTCTCGGCCTTCTCTTCTTCCTGTTCCAGAGCCAGTTCGGTATGGACACGGAAGCGAACGTACTGCAGGTGCTGTCCGTCCTGACGGGCTTTTCCTTCGGTGCCTCCTCAATTGCCCTCTTCGCCCGCGTAGGTGGTGGTATCTACACCAAAGCCGCCGACGTTGGGGCTGACCTTGTAGGTAAAGTAGAGGCCGGCATCCCCGAAGACCACCCACTCAACCCCGCCACGATCGCCGACAACGTTGGTGACAACGTAGGTGACGTAGCCGGTATGGGAGCTGACCTCTTTGAATCTTACGTCGGTTCCATCATCGGCACGATGGTAATTGGCGCTGGTTACATGGGCGTTACCGGATTTTCCGGTGGTGAGTTTAGCGGCCTCGGCGCCGTACTGCTGCCCCTCGTAATTGCCGGTATTGGCATTATCGCTTCCATCCTCGGTACCTTCTTCGTACGCGTGAAGGAAGGTGGTGACCCACAAAAAGCACTCAACACGGGTGAATTGATCGCAGCCGTCCTCTTCCTGATCGGTACTGCTGGAGCGGTATTCACCATGGTCCCCGAAGCTTACACGGTAAGTGGTATTGAATACGGCCGCTGGGGTGTCCTTTACGCCATCATCCTCGGCCTAGCCGGTGGTTTGGGTATTGGCTACATCACGGAGTACTACACGGGTACGGGTACCAAGCCGGTACAGGGTATTGTGGACCAATCCGCTACTGGTGCCGCGACGAACCTGATTGCCGGCCTTGCCGTCGGGATGCGTTCTACGGCTTACCCCATCATCGTGCTGTGTATCGCCATCATTGGTTCTTACTACTTCGCCGGGCTTTACGGCATCGGTATTGCTGCGGTAGGTATGCTCGCCAACACGGGTATCCAATTGGCCATCGATGCTTACGGACCGATCTGTGACAACGCCGGTGGTATCGCCGAAATGGCGGGCCTGCCCAAAGAAGTACGCGAACGTACCGACCAGTTGGATGCGGTAGGTAACACCACCGCCGCCATCGGTAAGGGTTTTGCCATTGGTTCCGCTGCCCTGACGGCCCTGGTCCTCTTCGCCGCCTTCATGCAGACGGCTCAGATCACGAGCATTGATATCGCTAACCCGTACGTGACCGCTGGTCTCTTCCTCGGTGCGATGCTTCCCTTCCTCTTCTCCGCCTTCTCCATGGAGGCCGTTGGCCGTGCGGCGAACGACATGATCCAGGAAGTACGTCGCCAGTTCCGCGACATCCCAGAACTGAAAGCTGCCCTCGAGATCATGCGTAAGTACGACTCCGACGAGAGCAAGTTTACGCCCGCTGACCAGGCCATCTTTGATGCCGCCGACGGTAAGGCCGACTACGAAAAGTGTGTCGAGATCTCTACCAAGGCTTCCATCCGCGAGATGGTGATGCCCGGTCTGATTGCCGTGATCACGCCCGTCATCATCGGTTTCGGTGGTGGCGCCGAGATGCTCGGTGGTCTCCTCGCCGGTGTAACCTCCGCTGGTGTGATGATGGCCATCTTCCAGTCCAACGCCGGTGGCGCCTGGGATAACGCCAAGAAGATGTTCGAAGAAGGTGCTTCCGTTCAGGGCACGATCTTCCACAAGGGTTCCGAGCCGCACAAGGCTGCCGTTGTCGGTGACACGGTGGGTGACCCCTTCAAGGATACTTCCGGCCCCTCCCTCAACATCTTGTTAAAGTTGATGGCGGTGGTTTCTCTGGTAATTGCACCTTTCCTGGTGTAATCCTAATTAGGATATCCACTTAAACGGCAATGGCCGCTTCGCTTTTGGGCGGGGCGGCCATTGTTGGTTTTATGAGGCTCCTTTAAATCTGATTGTAAGTCTGCATTTAATTGGCGGATGGATTAAACACGCTTTAGTATTCTCAGAATGTGTTGTTGATAAATAGCTGAAATTCCTGTGGTTGAGTTGCCTTTGTAGCCCTCTCCCCCGGCCCCTCTCCGTGGGAGAGGGGAGACGTCATAGTCGATATCTTGAGATTTGTATCAGATTTCAATTGATCGTGATTAAACAAAAAAGCAAGACGCTTACCAGTACGTAATAAGAATTTTCTATTTAAAGCGAATTGCACACTACCCTAGCATCTCCACGTACTCCGGGTTTACGTACACACCTGGCCAGTTTTTCCAGGATTTAGCCAGGCCCGCCCGCTTGGGGATTTCCAGAATTTGCCGGACGGCCGCGAGGAATTTTCCGGGGCGGATGCGGCGGTCGTGGTAGGCGCTATCCCAAAGGTCCCGGTCGTCCAGGCCTAAGTGTTGCCGAGCTTTGCAGGTGGTCAAACCGGTGTGGGATTCCATGACGGCGGCGCTGGAAACACTCTTCACGTCATCGGGTGCCTTTACGATGACGTGGACGTGGTTGCGCATTACGCAGAGCATGATGACGGAGACGATGCCCCGGTCGTCGAGGTTGCGCCAGGACTTGATGATGAGTTGCTGGAAACCAGGATCCATCAACACCTTTGGGCCACCCTTTGCGGCGTTGAGGGCATCCACGAGTGCCGTATCGTAAGCCGTCAGCGTTTCGTACTTCCGTTGGTTGATGCGGCTGCGCTCCACCTTGTCGGTAGCTTCTTTGAGTTCGGCTTCCAGGAGGGCCAACTGTTGGTCGCGGGTTTCCCCGAGTTGTAATAGGACTTCTTCTGACACACTCCCGTGCAGACGGTAGGTAATGTGTACGGGGGAGGAAGTAATGGAGGAGATATTGGAAGTGGGCGCGCTCATTCAATTTGTGTTTGTTTCGTAAATATAAAACAAAAAGTATTTTAACTGTAGCGTTGACACAAATTTGTTGAGCTAACTTTCCGTTCCGTCCGGCAGGCTAAGTGAGCCGTCTTCTGCGTTTGGGTCAACCGGCATTGGCCAACTTTCCCTCGCCAATTTGTTTACTCTATCCAACCAACCATCAATTTTGGACTACGGAAGTTACCAGGACCCGAATTACTTAGCCCTTTTCGAAGAAGCCCTGCGCTACGATAAGGTGGGCGACGTGTACACGGCCGTCAAGTTGCTCAAAAAGGTGATTCGCCTCGTGCCGGACCACCCCGATGCCTACGCCGCGCTCGGAAAGATCTACCACCGCCGGCGGGAGTGGAAACCGGCTTTCCACTACCTCTCCAAAGTAGTGGCGCTGGACGCCGACGACCGGGAAGCCTGGTGGAAACTGGGCCACGCTGCCACCGGGCTGAAACGCTTCACCGTGGCCGGTAGCGTTTGGGCTAAGTTCGGCATGGAAAAGGCTCGCCTTGGCGCGGCGGAGAACATCGAGATCAAAACCGAGACCGGTTACGAGATCCTCTGGATGCAACCGCTCGACGCCGCCCGGGCCCGGATCCTGAGTATCCCTCACCCAGGGAGTGACCTCCGTTTCCGCGACCTCGTGCTCTACGACCGCCGCAATATCGTCGGCAGCAACATCCACAACCGCCGCCGGACGCACGTCTATTCCTGGTTAGCCCTTTTGAAGCAGTCTCCCTACCGGACCTTCAGTTGCCTGTTGCACTCCAGCGATGAGATCGCCATCGCCAAGCTGGAAAACCTGTGCTACGACGCCGGCCTCGGTTTCGAGGTGTGGAGTAATGCTACCCGTACCATGCGCGGTACCCCCGAACGCGCCACCAAAGCGGAGAAGGATAACTTCCCCGAATACTACAACGACCTCGTGCCCAAACCCGACCACGGTACTACCCTCGTCGCCCTGGCGGCGATTCACCCCGCGGAGGTGGAGCGCGTCCTCAACGCCTGGGAGATCATCACTTTGGAAGGATTTTCCGACCTGCGTTCCTACGAATAAAAGTCAATGAACGGCCGTTTGCTACCGGTAGACCGAACTACGAAATCGACTCAGACAAATACGGTCACCATTCAATTTAGCCCCAAGCCTTAGCGTTATTTCCTTATCCCCCGCTAGCGTATGCCCCGAAAAAAACCAGTTTCCGGCTTTAAAGCGATTTATACCTACTTCGGCCAACTTGGTGCGCGGGCGCTGCGGGGTACCTACTGGTATATCAAAAGATCGTCCAAGTGGAGGCTCGCTGCTTTAGCGCTGGCGGGTTGTTTGGTGCTGGGTGTTTGTACGTTCGGCTTTCTCTTCCTCCGCGCTCAGGGTGGTGCCTACGGCAAGATGCCAACGCTTGCGGAACTGGCGCTGGTGGAGAATTCGGAAGCCTCGTCTGTCATCAGTGAGGACGGCCAGGTTATCGCCAAGTACTACCGCGTCAACCGCATCAGCGTGCCCCTCGACGAGATTTCTCCTTTCGTCACGAAAGGATTGGTAGCTACCGAAGACAGCCGCTTTTTCGAGCACCAGGGCGTGGATGCCCGGGCCCTCTTCCGCGTCCTCGTCAAGACCATCGCGATGGGAGACCGCAGCAGCGGCGGGGGCAGCACCATCAGCCAGCAACTGGCGAAACAACTTTACCCGCGGCAGCACAATGGCAGCCTGAGCATCCTGAAGACCAAGATCCGGGAAATGATCATCGCCAGCCGGCTGGAGGAGGTCTACACGAAGGAGGAACTGCTGGCCCT carries:
- a CDS encoding M48 family metallopeptidase, translating into MFTLSNQPSILDYGSYQDPNYLALFEEALRYDKVGDVYTAVKLLKKVIRLVPDHPDAYAALGKIYHRRREWKPAFHYLSKVVALDADDREAWWKLGHAATGLKRFTVAGSVWAKFGMEKARLGAAENIEIKTETGYEILWMQPLDAARARILSIPHPGSDLRFRDLVLYDRRNIVGSNIHNRRRTHVYSWLALLKQSPYRTFSCLLHSSDEIAIAKLENLCYDAGLGFEVWSNATRTMRGTPERATKAEKDNFPEYYNDLVPKPDHGTTLVALAAIHPAEVERVLNAWEIITLEGFSDLRSYE
- a CDS encoding sodium-translocating pyrophosphatase — encoded protein: MVSTILLAVPALGILALIFMFVKSAGVSKQDPGNELMQRIGKNIADGAMAFLKAEYRVLAIFVVCVAAILGISAAMDSNEGTHWMISVSFIIGAICSALAGFIGMNVATKANIRTTQAARTSLGAALGVAFDGGAVMGLGVVGLGLLGLGLLFFLFQSQFGMDTEANVLQVLSVLTGFSFGASSIALFARVGGGIYTKAADVGADLVGKVEAGIPEDHPLNPATIADNVGDNVGDVAGMGADLFESYVGSIIGTMVIGAGYMGVTGFSGGEFSGLGAVLLPLVIAGIGIIASILGTFFVRVKEGGDPQKALNTGELIAAVLFLIGTAGAVFTMVPEAYTVSGIEYGRWGVLYAIILGLAGGLGIGYITEYYTGTGTKPVQGIVDQSATGAATNLIAGLAVGMRSTAYPIIVLCIAIIGSYYFAGLYGIGIAAVGMLANTGIQLAIDAYGPICDNAGGIAEMAGLPKEVRERTDQLDAVGNTTAAIGKGFAIGSAALTALVLFAAFMQTAQITSIDIANPYVTAGLFLGAMLPFLFSAFSMEAVGRAANDMIQEVRRQFRDIPELKAALEIMRKYDSDESKFTPADQAIFDAADGKADYEKCVEISTKASIREMVMPGLIAVITPVIIGFGGGAEMLGGLLAGVTSAGVMMAIFQSNAGGAWDNAKKMFEEGASVQGTIFHKGSEPHKAAVVGDTVGDPFKDTSGPSLNILLKLMAVVSLVIAPFLV